The genomic stretch ATTATAGGTTTTGTAAGGAAGGAAGGTAACGATGTTGGCAAGCTGCTTTTTAGAGTCTATCATAATAGGGCCTGTGTATTTATAATAACTGTTATCAAGTTCTGATGGAAAGGGAATCAGCTTTTGGAGCCATCTTTTCTCAGAAGCGTAGAAGGTAGGTTCATTATCCACAGAAGCCATAACCGTATATTCACTACTAAGTAATCGGTTTTTTAAGTAATTTGCATCAATACTTAATACCAGATAAGCAGAGTACTTGGTAGAATTAATACCTATACGCCTGATAATCGAAAGCTCATAAACCTTATTATGCCAACTGTCTTCGCCTGTGAGGCATTGCCAGCTGTTTACGGCATTTCCAACTATTTGCTTCCTCCATGGTAAGCTGCTGTAATCATCCACGGTAGTAATGTGTGAATCGCTGGGAATATTGGGGTTGTTGGTGTAAATCATTATAGAAGCGATGGCAGCGGTGGTAGAGTGCATCGTTGATAATGCATTTGAGGCTAGTTTATAGTATTGATGCTCTTCACTTGAAATACGATAATCAGAGCCTAAAAGTATCCGCAGGTAATTACTATTGATTAAATTATCACAGGAGGTATATAAAGAAGTAGTAATATCAAAAAGTGTTGAATTGATTCTTAATGCGGCTGCATTTACCTGAGATTTATATTGTTCTGACATTTGCATTCTTGCCTGCATAATCGAAAATAAGCCTACAAAAAACAATGGAATAAAGGTAGAGAGCATACAGATGAATATTATCTGCTGTCTAACCTTGGGCTTAGAAAAATGCATTACCGGTTTTTTCATTTACGTACACCTTTCTATAGGTTCTGAAACTGACAGATTGTCTACCTATTGTCATAAAGATTAGTTTATAATAAACATATTTGAAAAAATACAATAAAAATTCTAGGTTTTACATACGAAAATTTAAGACTTTAGGCTTTGTTCTTATATTATCTCATTTAACCCTTAGCTACTCTGTCAATGGATAAATAGAAAGGATATTCATTGATGAATTTTCTGTGTTTTTTATATATTTCAATACTAAATATACTATAATAACCTCAGTAATAAAATACAAAGGAGAAAAACAGTATGAGCATCTCAATAAATTCCTCTACTGCAAGTACAAATAATGCAGGCACCCAGTACGAGAACAAAATAAATCAATTAGAGATCCAGATGCAGACCTATGAAGCACAATTACAGACAGAAAGTGATTTGAAGAAACAGACAGAGCTAAAAGAAAAAATACAAAACTTACAGAATCAAATTAAGAATTTACAAGCCAAAGCAGCAAAGGCTGATAGTACTAGCAGCAATACTGCATCAGCAGATACAAAAGAAACAGAAGACAATAACGCTATGAATTCTGTTGCGACGGTAGAAATCAGCAAGCAAGGCAGAGCATTGGCTGATGCGATGAAGGAATCAAAAGAAGAAAATGTTTAGTACATAAAAAGGTATAAGATTTCTACATAAAGCGAAAAGGATATGAAAGCCTCCCCATGTAAATAAGCCGAGAATTGTGTATAACCTATTTAGATGATATAATGGAAGAAACAGAAGTATATTAAGTAATATTTATAAGGCAGGGGTGGTAATGG from Anaerocolumna sp. AGMB13020 encodes the following:
- a CDS encoding FlxA-like family protein, which translates into the protein MSISINSSTASTNNAGTQYENKINQLEIQMQTYEAQLQTESDLKKQTELKEKIQNLQNQIKNLQAKAAKADSTSSNTASADTKETEDNNAMNSVATVEISKQGRALADAMKESKEENV